In Nicotiana tabacum cultivar K326 chromosome 17, ASM71507v2, whole genome shotgun sequence, one DNA window encodes the following:
- the LOC107770679 gene encoding ras-related protein RABF2a-like, producing the protein MATSGNKNMNAKLVLLGDVGAGKSSLVLRFVKGQFIEFQESTIGAAFFSQTVAVNDATVKFEIWDTAGQERYHSLAPMYYRGAAAAIIVYDITNQASFDRAKKWVQELQAQGNPNMVMALAGNKADLLDARKVAAEEAQTYAQENGLFFMETSAKTASNVNDIFYEIAKRLPRLQPTQNPSGMVLMDRPAQTPASASCCS; encoded by the exons ATGGCAACCAGTGGAAACAAGAATATGAACGCCAAATTG GTGCTTCTTGGAGATGTTGGAGCTGGAAAATCTAGTCTAGTTCTGCGTTTTGTTAAAGGACAATTTATTGAATTTCAG GAATCAACTATTGGTGCAGCATTTTTCTCCCAAACAGTAGCAGTAAATGATGCTACTGTAAAATTTGAAATATGGGACACAGCAGGCCAAGAGAGATACCACAGTCTTGCTCCAATGTATTATAGAGGAGCTGCAGCTGCTATAATTGTTTATGATATCACAAATCAA GCATCATTTGATAGGGCAAAAAAGTGGGTTCAGGAGCTTCAGGCACAAG GTAATCCAAATATGGTGATGGCACTTGCCGGAAATAAGGCAGATTTGTTAGATGCAAGAAAAGTGGCTGCAGAG GAAGCACAAACATATGCACAGGAGAATGGCCTTTTCTTCATGGAAACATCTGCAAAAACTGCATCTAATGTTAATGACATTTTCTATGAAATAG CAAAGAGACTGCCTCGGCTTCAGCCAACACAAAATCCATCTGGGATGGTTCTTATGGATAGGCCTGCTCAAACACCGGCTAGTGCTTCTTGTTGCTCTTAA